A window of the Salvelinus alpinus chromosome 3, SLU_Salpinus.1, whole genome shotgun sequence genome harbors these coding sequences:
- the LOC139570857 gene encoding elongation factor 1-alpha, somatic form-like: protein MGKEKLHINIVVIGHVDSGKSTTTGHLIYKCGGIDKRTIEKFEKEAAEMGKGSFKYAWVLDKLKAERERGITIDISLWKFETSRYYVTIIDAPGHRDFIKNMITGTSQADCAVLIVAAGVGEFEAGISKNGQTREHALLAYTLGVKQLIVGINKMDSTEPTYSQKRYEEIVKEVSTYIKKIGYSPDMVAFVPISGWNGDNMLEASPNMTWFKGWKITRKDGSSSGTTLLEALDAIQPPSRPTDKPLRLPLQDVYKIGGIGTVPVGRVETGMIKPGMVVTFAPVNVTTEVKSVEMHHEALTEAMPGDNVGFNVKNVSVKDIRRGNVAGDSKNDPPMEAAIFTAQVIILNHPGQISAGYAPVLDCHTAHIACKFAELKEKIDRRSGKKLEDNPKALKSGDAAIVDMVPGKPMCVESFSEYPPLGRFAVRDMRQTVAVGVIKGVEKKAPSTGKVTKSAQKAQKTK, encoded by the exons ATGGGCAAGGAAAAGCTTCACATCAACATTGTGGTGATCGGCCACGTGGACTCTGGAAAGTCCACCACCACTGGCCACCTGATCTACAAGTGCGGTGGCATTGACAAGAGGACCATCGAGAAGTTCGAGAAGGAGGCTGCTGAG ATGGGGAAGGGCTCATTTAAGTATGCCTGGGTGCTGGACAAGCTGAAGGCAGAGAGGGAGCGTGGCATTACCATTGACATCTCACTGTGGAAGTTTGAGACCAGCAGGTACTACGTCACCATTATCGATGCTCCCGGACACAGGGACTTCATCAAGAACATGATTACTGGAACCTCCCAG GCGGACTGTGCAGTGCTGATCGTGGCGGCCGGCGTGGGTGAATTCGAGGCGGGCATCTCAAAGAACGGGCAGACCCGCGAGCACGCCCTCCTAGCCTACACCCTGGGGGTCAAGCAGCTGATCGTGGGAATCAATAAAATGGACTCCACTGAGCCCACCTACAGCCAGAAGCGCTATGAGGAGATTGTGAAGGAAGTCAGCACCTACATCAAGAAGATCGGCTACAGCCCGGATATGGTAGCCTTTGTTCCTATCTCTGGCTGGAacggagacaacatgctagaggCCAGTCCTAAC ATGACCTGGTTTAAGGGATGGAAGATCACCAGGAAGGATGGCAGTTCGTCCGGGACCACCCTGCTGGAAGCTCTGGATGCCATCCAGCCCCCGTCTCGCCCCACCGACAAGCCCCTCCGCCTGCCCCTGCAGGATGTCTACAAGATTGGAG GAATTGGCACAGTGCCCGTGGGGCGTGTGGAGACGGGTATGATCAAGCCAGGCATGGTGGTGACCTTTGCCCCTGTTAACGTGACAACCGAAGTGAAGTCTGTGGAGATGCACCACGAGGCTCTGACCGAAGCAATGCCCGGAGACAACGTGGGCTTCAACGTCAAGAACGTGTCCGTCAAAGACATTCGCCGTGGCAACGTGGCCGGAGACAGCAAGAACGACCCCCCAATGGAGGCAGCCATCTTCACTGCTCAG GTGATCATCCTGAACcacccaggtcagatcagtgcTGGCTATGCCCCGGTGCTGGACTGCCACACCGCCCACATCGCTTGCAAGTTTGCTGAGCTCAAGGAGAAGATTGACCGTCGCTCAGGCAAGAAACTGGAGGACAACCCCAAGGCCCTGAAGTCTGGGGATGCCGCCATCGTGGATATGGTCCCGGGGAAGCCCATGTGTGTGGAGAGCTTCTCTGAGTACCCTCCACTAG gtcgtTTTGCAGTGCGTGACATGCGCCAGACAGTGGCAGTCGGGGTGATCAAGGGTGTTGAGAAGAAAGCCCCCTCCACTGGCAAGGTCACCAAGTCCGCCCAGAAGGCCCAGAAGACCAAATGA